From a single Chloracidobacterium thermophilum B genomic region:
- a CDS encoding protein adenylyltransferase SelO, which produces MSRTLETLVFDNTYTTLPEDYYSRVAPTPLRGARLVAFNPEAAALLDLDPSEAARPDFVAYFNGEKALPGAEPLAALYAGHQFGVYVPQLGDGRALLLGEVRNARGERWDLQVKGSGRTPYSRMGDGRAVLRSTIREYLGSEAMHALGIPTTRALCIIGSDEPVYRETVERGALLVRLAPTHVRFGSFEVFFHRRRLADVARLADYVIGQFFPELQALGEEDRFAAFLQEVVNRTARLVAQWQAVGFAHGVLNTDNMSILGLTLDYGPFGFLDDYDPHFICNHSDVTGRYAFNQQPGIALWNLRCLAQTFLPWVPRERLVDSLNAFRDVFFDEYERLMFAKLGLHHPQPGDAELLADWLELLAQNRADYTLAFRRLAETVPEDPVHPANARLQDLFVDREAVAAWLTKYGCRLAQEGVPSSERQARMRSVNPKYILRNYLAQIAIERAEEGDFSEIERLLTVLRQPYAEQPEAARYAEPPPDWGRRLEISCSS; this is translated from the coding sequence TTGTCACGTACGCTTGAGACGCTGGTCTTCGACAATACATACACCACCTTGCCGGAAGACTACTACAGCCGGGTGGCACCGACGCCGCTGCGTGGCGCCCGTCTGGTGGCCTTCAACCCGGAAGCCGCCGCCCTGCTGGACCTGGACCCTTCCGAGGCGGCCCGCCCGGACTTTGTGGCGTACTTCAACGGCGAAAAAGCACTGCCCGGCGCCGAGCCGCTGGCGGCGCTCTATGCCGGCCACCAGTTCGGCGTGTATGTGCCGCAGCTTGGCGACGGCCGCGCCCTCCTGCTTGGCGAAGTGCGCAATGCGCGCGGTGAGAGGTGGGACCTGCAAGTCAAGGGCAGTGGCCGTACACCCTATTCCCGCATGGGCGACGGCCGCGCTGTCCTGCGCTCGACGATTCGGGAGTATCTCGGTAGCGAAGCCATGCACGCGCTTGGCATCCCCACGACGCGCGCCCTCTGCATCATCGGCAGCGACGAGCCGGTGTACCGGGAGACGGTCGAGCGGGGGGCGCTGCTGGTTCGGCTGGCCCCGACGCACGTGCGGTTTGGTTCGTTCGAGGTGTTTTTCCATCGCCGTCGCCTGGCGGATGTGGCGCGTCTGGCCGATTACGTCATCGGGCAGTTTTTCCCGGAACTTCAGGCGCTCGGTGAAGAAGACCGCTTTGCCGCCTTCCTGCAGGAAGTCGTGAACCGGACGGCGCGGCTGGTTGCCCAGTGGCAGGCTGTCGGGTTTGCCCACGGCGTACTCAATACCGACAACATGTCCATTCTGGGCCTGACGCTCGATTACGGCCCCTTTGGTTTTCTGGACGACTACGACCCGCACTTCATCTGCAACCATTCGGATGTCACCGGGCGGTATGCCTTCAACCAGCAGCCGGGCATTGCCCTGTGGAATCTGCGCTGTCTGGCGCAGACCTTCCTCCCCTGGGTGCCGCGCGAGCGGCTGGTGGACAGCCTCAACGCTTTTCGGGACGTGTTTTTTGACGAGTATGAGCGGCTGATGTTCGCCAAACTGGGGTTGCACCACCCGCAACCGGGAGACGCCGAACTGCTGGCCGACTGGTTGGAACTGCTGGCACAGAACCGGGCCGATTACACCCTCGCGTTCCGGCGGCTGGCGGAAACCGTCCCGGAAGACCCGGTGCATCCCGCGAATGCACGCCTGCAGGACCTGTTTGTGGATCGGGAAGCCGTGGCAGCCTGGCTGACGAAGTACGGCTGTCGGCTGGCCCAGGAAGGCGTGCCGTCATCAGAACGCCAGGCGCGCATGCGCAGCGTCAATCCGAAGTACATCCTGCGCAACTATCTGGCCCAGATCGCCATTGAACGTGCCGAGGAAGGTGATTTCTCCGAAATCGAGCGGCTGCTGACCGTCCTGCGACAGCCCTATGCCGAGCAGCCGGAGGCGGCCCGGTATGCCGAACCGCCGCCGGACTGGGGGCGTCGCCTCGAAATAAGCTGTTCTTCCTGA
- a CDS encoding branched-chain amino acid ABC transporter permease translates to METFLQQLINGLALGSIYALIALGYTMVYGVLRLINFAHGDVYMLGTFAGYYTALRLGFSEVNPSWLQAAVVLLVAMLLCAVVGLAIERLAYRPIRQASRLTALITAIGVSLFLENLGQIVFGANPKFFPQLLPPGQFPVYGAARITTPDLAILGASLLLTVGLHQLVHRTAFGRAMRAVAHDLDTAKLMGIDTNRIIALTFALGSALAAAAGILVALRYPKFDPLIGITTGLKAFIAAVLGGIGNVTGAVLGGVIIGLAETMATGYLPAALNPYKDAVAFAILVTVLLVRPTGLLGTTAPEKV, encoded by the coding sequence ATGGAAACCTTCCTTCAACAACTCATCAACGGGCTGGCGCTCGGCAGCATTTACGCGCTCATTGCCTTGGGCTACACGATGGTCTATGGCGTGCTGCGGCTCATCAACTTTGCCCACGGAGACGTGTACATGCTGGGGACGTTTGCCGGCTACTACACGGCGCTGCGGCTGGGCTTTTCCGAAGTCAACCCGTCATGGTTGCAGGCAGCCGTGGTTTTGCTGGTGGCTATGTTGCTGTGCGCCGTGGTTGGGCTGGCCATTGAGCGGCTGGCCTACCGTCCGATTCGCCAGGCTTCCCGCCTGACGGCGCTCATCACGGCGATTGGCGTATCGCTGTTTCTGGAAAACCTGGGGCAGATTGTCTTTGGCGCCAACCCCAAGTTTTTCCCGCAACTGCTTCCACCCGGACAGTTTCCGGTCTATGGCGCGGCCCGGATCACCACTCCCGACCTGGCCATTCTGGGCGCATCGCTGCTGCTGACGGTAGGGCTGCACCAGCTCGTCCACCGGACGGCTTTCGGACGCGCCATGCGCGCTGTGGCCCATGACCTGGACACGGCCAAGCTGATGGGCATTGACACCAACCGCATCATTGCCCTGACCTTTGCCCTTGGCTCGGCGCTGGCGGCGGCGGCCGGCATTCTCGTGGCCCTGCGTTATCCGAAGTTCGACCCGCTGATTGGCATCACGACGGGACTCAAGGCGTTCATTGCGGCGGTTCTGGGAGGCATTGGCAACGTCACCGGCGCGGTGCTGGGCGGCGTCATTATCGGATTGGCGGAAACGATGGCGACCGGCTACCTGCCAGCGGCGCTCAATCCCTACAAGGACGCCGTGGCCTTTGCCATTCTGGTCACGGTGCTGCTCGTACGACCCACGGGTCTGCTCGGCACGACGGCCCCGGAAAAAGTTTAG
- a CDS encoding DUF3810 domain-containing protein, protein MHRPAALTWSLWLLAGVVSGSAYGLRRLAEACPAWVEGLYARRLYPLLAAWVGWPARLVPFSLAEVLVGFLGLGGLGLLGWALWRGRRERPRLGILLGRGVPVILLVVGLGTHVFLLLFGYHYARSAVRQTFALTPPPPDPVALEQFARTCIERANAELAAAAPVMDAEQGSRLPMSPAQLASLLTESFRRCPELSHLADIPFAPPKAPWSSELMARAGISGIFIPFTGEPHYDAHQPASSLPFTLAHEMAHQRGFAFESEANFVAAVVCLRSDHPYIRYSGWAGAARYALRDLARTPERYAAVMALAGDGLRADWQAQRRYWSRYASGRLARVSARLNHAYLQANGVSSGIANYGEVTGWLLAWQAAGRLPEPTERGS, encoded by the coding sequence ATGCATCGCCCTGCTGCCCTGACCTGGAGCCTGTGGCTGCTGGCGGGCGTCGTGAGCGGCAGCGCCTACGGCCTGCGCCGGCTGGCGGAGGCCTGTCCGGCCTGGGTGGAAGGACTGTATGCCCGGCGGCTGTATCCCCTCCTGGCCGCCTGGGTAGGGTGGCCGGCCCGGCTCGTGCCTTTCTCGCTGGCCGAAGTCCTCGTGGGGTTTCTGGGGTTGGGGGGGCTTGGTCTGCTGGGCTGGGCGCTGTGGCGCGGACGGCGCGAGCGCCCACGGCTGGGCATCCTGCTGGGGCGCGGCGTGCCGGTCATCCTGCTCGTCGTCGGGCTGGGAACACACGTTTTTCTGCTTCTGTTCGGCTATCACTACGCGCGGTCGGCCGTGCGGCAGACCTTTGCGCTGACGCCGCCACCGCCCGACCCGGTGGCCCTCGAACAGTTTGCCCGTACCTGCATCGAACGGGCCAATGCCGAGCTGGCGGCTGCAGCGCCGGTGATGGATGCCGAGCAGGGCAGCCGGCTTCCCATGTCGCCAGCCCAACTGGCCAGCCTGCTGACCGAAAGTTTCCGCCGTTGCCCGGAGCTTTCCCATCTGGCCGACATCCCCTTTGCGCCGCCCAAGGCTCCCTGGTCATCGGAACTGATGGCGCGCGCCGGTATTTCCGGCATTTTCATCCCCTTCACCGGTGAGCCGCACTACGACGCGCACCAGCCGGCCAGCAGCCTGCCGTTCACGCTGGCGCACGAAATGGCGCACCAGCGTGGCTTTGCCTTTGAAAGCGAAGCCAACTTCGTCGCCGCCGTGGTGTGCCTGCGGTCAGATCACCCTTACATCCGGTATAGCGGCTGGGCAGGCGCCGCCCGGTATGCCCTCCGTGACCTGGCACGGACACCCGAGCGCTATGCGGCTGTCATGGCGTTAGCCGGTGACGGCCTGCGCGCGGACTGGCAGGCGCAGCGGCGCTACTGGTCGCGCTACGCTTCCGGTCGGCTGGCGCGCGTCTCGGCCCGGCTCAACCATGCCTACCTTCAGGCCAACGGCGTCTCGTCGGGCATTGCCAACTACGGCGAAGTCACCGGCTGGCTGCTCGCCTGGCAGGCCGCCGGCAGGCTCCCGGAACCGACCGAACGTGGCTCCTAG
- a CDS encoding glycosyltransferase family 4 protein, translating to MLTYAAVFCASLVAAFLLTPLIRNWARRWESLVDTPSAARHVHTRPIPRVGGIAIFLAFLVGVTTAFGFEAGGQLSGTVALSAKFLLPTLAMFILGLVDDIWRLRAGVKFVIEVLIATWFHFTVQGITSLPNPLTGTTIELGIWGLPITVLWLVGISNAFNLIDGVDGLSAGAALFSTLTLAYVAAANGNVPLALLLCALAGGTAGFLKYNFNPATVFMGDCGSLFIGFTLAGLALLYAQKSATTVTVAIPLLAFGLPIMETALSIGRRFLAGKPIFEADRRHMHHRLLAQGYSHRTTTIFLYGLSAFFALMSLLAYNSPNRLLGLILLTLGIVIWIAVQHFGYHEFGEIGRVIQRSLNQRSVIANNIRIHELTESLLGSESFEAFYTHLSKCFEATDFTQVEIHLPLKYAWHVQEHPGFRFARRGALVIATWTAATATGEEDCPVVKLVIPLRFEDGQSGCLELHCSPERPLLFDVNLLFGKLRRVIEQTVSRLPVEAPDPRRLHESFFDSGSSLLPKITRP from the coding sequence ATGCTGACGTATGCCGCGGTTTTCTGCGCGTCCCTGGTGGCGGCTTTTCTTCTGACGCCGCTGATTCGCAACTGGGCGCGCCGCTGGGAATCGCTCGTGGATACGCCATCGGCGGCACGCCACGTCCACACCCGGCCCATTCCGCGCGTCGGCGGCATTGCCATTTTTCTGGCTTTTCTGGTGGGAGTGACCACAGCGTTCGGATTTGAGGCCGGCGGACAACTCAGCGGCACAGTGGCTCTGTCGGCCAAGTTCCTGTTGCCCACGCTGGCAATGTTCATCCTGGGTCTGGTGGATGACATCTGGCGGTTACGGGCCGGTGTGAAGTTTGTCATCGAGGTTCTTATTGCCACCTGGTTTCACTTCACCGTTCAGGGAATTACGAGTCTGCCCAATCCCCTGACCGGCACGACCATCGAGCTTGGTATCTGGGGGCTGCCCATCACGGTGCTGTGGCTGGTCGGCATCAGCAATGCCTTCAACCTCATTGACGGTGTGGATGGGCTGTCGGCCGGCGCGGCGCTGTTTTCGACGCTTACTCTGGCTTACGTGGCGGCGGCCAACGGCAATGTGCCACTGGCGCTGCTGCTGTGCGCGCTGGCCGGCGGTACAGCCGGTTTTCTGAAGTACAACTTCAATCCGGCGACGGTGTTTATGGGTGACTGCGGCAGCCTGTTCATTGGCTTCACGCTGGCCGGGCTGGCGCTGCTGTATGCGCAGAAATCCGCCACCACCGTGACCGTGGCCATTCCACTGCTGGCCTTCGGGCTGCCCATCATGGAAACGGCGCTCTCCATCGGGCGGCGGTTCCTGGCCGGCAAGCCCATTTTTGAAGCCGACCGCCGGCACATGCACCATCGGTTGCTGGCGCAGGGCTATTCACACCGCACGACGACCATCTTTCTGTACGGCCTGTCCGCCTTCTTTGCGCTCATGAGTCTGCTGGCGTACAACTCGCCCAACCGCCTGCTGGGGTTGATTCTGCTGACGCTGGGCATTGTCATCTGGATTGCTGTGCAGCACTTCGGCTACCACGAGTTTGGTGAAATCGGGCGGGTTATCCAGCGGTCGCTCAACCAGCGGAGCGTCATTGCCAACAACATCCGCATTCACGAACTGACCGAGTCTCTGCTGGGTTCAGAGAGCTTCGAGGCGTTTTACACCCACCTGAGCAAATGCTTCGAGGCGACCGATTTCACCCAGGTCGAAATTCACCTGCCGCTCAAGTATGCCTGGCACGTCCAGGAACACCCCGGCTTTCGGTTTGCCCGCCGGGGGGCGCTGGTCATTGCCACCTGGACGGCGGCCACAGCCACCGGGGAGGAGGATTGTCCCGTTGTGAAGCTGGTGATTCCCCTGCGGTTTGAAGATGGTCAGTCGGGATGCCTCGAACTCCACTGTTCCCCCGAACGTCCCCTGCTGTTTGATGTCAACCTTCTCTTTGGCAAGTTGCGGCGGGTCATCGAGCAAACTGTCTCCCGGTTGCCGGTCGAGGCTCCCGATCCCCGGCGGCTGCACGAGAGTTTCTTTGACTCCGGCAGCAGCTTGCTTCCCAAAATAACACGTCCGTGA
- the kdsB gene encoding 3-deoxy-manno-octulosonate cytidylyltransferase, translating to MPSTVAIIPARYDATRLPGKPLIDLAGQPMIQRVYARVRQVPEIEQVIVATDDPRIADAVVQFGGEARMTRADHLSGTDRIAEVAATLDAEIIVNVQGDEPLIAPETITAALHPVQSEPDLPLATTCEPLEAADAENPHVVKVVCDAQGNALYFSRAPIPYPRQPDIARTLWRKHTGLYVYRRRALLHLTALPPAPLELAEGLEQLRALTHGLRIRVVETKHRAIGVDTPDDVVRVRQWLARLESSALPE from the coding sequence TTGCCGTCAACGGTGGCTATCATCCCTGCCCGCTACGACGCCACGCGCCTGCCCGGCAAGCCGCTCATTGACCTCGCTGGGCAGCCGATGATTCAGCGCGTCTATGCCCGGGTTCGGCAGGTACCGGAGATTGAACAGGTTATCGTCGCCACGGACGATCCCCGGATTGCGGATGCCGTTGTGCAGTTTGGCGGTGAAGCCCGGATGACCCGCGCCGATCACCTCAGCGGCACTGACCGCATTGCCGAGGTGGCCGCGACGCTCGATGCCGAAATCATCGTCAACGTCCAGGGCGATGAACCGCTCATCGCACCCGAAACCATTACGGCAGCCCTGCACCCGGTGCAGTCCGAGCCGGACCTGCCCCTGGCAACGACTTGCGAGCCGCTGGAGGCGGCGGATGCTGAAAATCCTCACGTGGTCAAGGTGGTGTGTGATGCCCAGGGTAACGCGCTGTATTTTTCACGCGCCCCGATTCCCTATCCACGCCAGCCGGACATCGCCCGGACCCTGTGGCGGAAGCACACGGGGCTGTACGTTTACCGCCGCCGGGCACTGCTGCACCTGACGGCGCTTCCGCCAGCGCCACTCGAACTGGCCGAAGGACTGGAACAACTCCGCGCGCTGACCCATGGCCTGCGGATTCGCGTCGTGGAGACAAAACACCGCGCCATTGGCGTGGACACCCCCGACGATGTCGTGCGTGTCCGCCAATGGCTGGCCAGGCTGGAAAGCAGCGCGTTGCCGGAGTAA
- a CDS encoding metallophosphatase domain-containing protein, with translation MSVRIVVISDTHGNHDFHVPEGDILIHAGDFTRRGTMDELRLFDAFLRRQPHPHKFVVSGNHDHCAQENQGAPHALLENAVHLLDASAVACGLKIYGSPWQPWFMNGAFNLWKKTALREKWDLIPEGIDILITHTPPYDILDRTQFGWRVGCDELRAAVERVAPRLHVFGHIHEAYGRMRKGTTEFVNAALCNLRYRLVNAPVVVDLEV, from the coding sequence ATGTCCGTTCGCATCGTCGTTATCAGCGATACCCACGGCAACCACGACTTTCACGTGCCGGAGGGTGACATTCTCATTCATGCCGGCGACTTCACGCGGCGTGGCACCATGGATGAACTCCGCCTTTTCGACGCTTTTCTGCGCCGGCAGCCACATCCGCACAAGTTCGTCGTCTCCGGCAACCACGATCACTGCGCCCAGGAAAACCAGGGAGCACCCCATGCGCTGCTGGAAAACGCCGTCCACCTGCTGGACGCCTCGGCTGTGGCCTGTGGTCTCAAAATCTACGGCAGCCCGTGGCAGCCCTGGTTTATGAACGGGGCCTTCAACCTGTGGAAAAAAACGGCCCTGCGGGAAAAGTGGGATTTGATTCCCGAAGGCATTGACATCCTGATTACCCACACGCCGCCGTATGACATTCTCGACCGCACGCAGTTTGGCTGGCGGGTTGGCTGTGACGAACTGCGCGCGGCCGTGGAGCGGGTTGCCCCCCGGCTGCACGTCTTCGGCCATATTCACGAAGCCTACGGCCGCATGCGGAAGGGAACGACCGAGTTTGTCAACGCGGCGCTGTGCAACCTGCGTTACCGTCTCGTCAATGCCCCGGTTGTGGTTGACCTGGAAGTGTAG
- a CDS encoding 5-(carboxyamino)imidazole ribonucleotide synthase produces MTQRIAILGGGQLARMSAVAAYRLGCEVGIVARPGDDSPALRLATERFVGDWSSPALLDAVAAYADVVLLENEFIAPDILRYLEATGKCQVVPSSQTIALVQDKFFQKTALAQAGLPVPRFTAVDTPDDVLAASHRFGLPLVLKCRTNGYDGYGNELIRGTTDIAPAFEKLLRRGSPLMVEEFIPFTKELAVMAVRNQRGEEVIYPVVETIQHAHVCHTVLAPAAVSETTAANVTALARQVLEAIHGTGIFGIELFLLNDGEVLINEIAPRPHNSGHYTIEACETSQFENHIRSGLNLPLGSPRMRTPVAVMVNLLSGFEAPAQPTGLETALQVPGVTVHLYGKKASRPGRKMGHVTALGADLVETRERALRAARAIAI; encoded by the coding sequence ATGACGCAGCGGATAGCCATTCTGGGTGGCGGGCAACTGGCGCGCATGTCGGCTGTGGCCGCCTACCGTCTGGGCTGTGAAGTGGGTATCGTGGCGCGTCCGGGCGACGACAGCCCGGCCCTGCGGCTGGCTACGGAACGCTTCGTGGGTGACTGGTCATCCCCGGCGCTGCTCGATGCCGTGGCTGCCTACGCCGATGTCGTGCTGCTCGAAAACGAGTTCATTGCGCCCGACATCCTGCGCTACCTCGAAGCCACCGGCAAGTGTCAGGTTGTACCCTCTTCCCAGACCATTGCCCTTGTGCAGGACAAGTTTTTCCAGAAAACGGCGCTGGCTCAGGCCGGGCTGCCCGTGCCCCGCTTTACGGCCGTGGACACGCCCGATGACGTGCTGGCCGCCAGCCACCGCTTCGGCCTGCCGTTGGTGCTCAAGTGCCGGACAAATGGTTATGACGGCTACGGGAATGAACTCATCCGGGGAACCACCGACATTGCCCCGGCCTTTGAGAAACTGCTCCGGCGCGGCAGCCCCCTGATGGTCGAGGAATTCATCCCGTTCACCAAAGAGCTGGCCGTGATGGCCGTACGCAACCAGCGCGGGGAAGAGGTGATTTACCCGGTGGTGGAAACCATCCAGCATGCCCACGTGTGCCACACGGTACTGGCTCCGGCGGCGGTTTCCGAAACGACGGCGGCGAACGTGACCGCGCTGGCGCGACAGGTGCTCGAAGCCATCCACGGGACGGGCATCTTTGGCATTGAGCTGTTTCTGCTCAACGACGGCGAAGTGCTCATCAATGAAATTGCGCCGCGCCCACACAACTCGGGCCACTACACCATTGAGGCGTGTGAAACCTCGCAGTTTGAAAACCACATCCGGTCCGGGTTGAACCTGCCCCTGGGGTCGCCGCGCATGCGTACGCCCGTGGCCGTGATGGTCAATCTGCTCAGCGGCTTTGAAGCGCCAGCGCAACCGACGGGCCTGGAAACGGCGTTGCAGGTGCCGGGCGTGACGGTGCACCTGTACGGCAAAAAGGCTTCCCGTCCGGGACGCAAAATGGGGCATGTCACGGCCCTGGGCGCTGACCTGGTGGAAACCCGCGAGCGGGCGCTGCGGGCGGCACGGGCCATAGCCATCTAG
- the malQ gene encoding 4-alpha-glucanotransferase produces the protein MTTYRWPRACGLLLHPTSLPGPDGIGTLDGHLEQWLDFLAAAGQTYWQILPLVPTGYGDSPYAGLSAFAGNPLLIPSETLVELGLVPRQRLHERPPFSEQRVDYGAVITWKQRLLAEAFERFAAAAPDAWRADFEAFCAAEADWLTDYALFRALKDAHGGRAWHTWPPELRDRKPAALEAARRNLSTAVASHQFQQWLFFRQWQRTREACHRRGIRIIGDAPIFVAYDSADVWANRELFKLDAEGRPTHVAGVPPDYFSATGQLWGNPLYRWQRMADTGFGWWLARMRHLFRLVDVVRLDHFRGFAACWTIPADAPTAATGRWVKTPGRKLFTAMRRAFGVLPIIAEDLGVITPDVVALRDAFGFPGMRVLQFAFGGDPNNQDLPHNYVPNAVVYTGTHDNDTTVGWYASRPGVGSTRDAEGIERERAFCRAYLNTNGAEIHWDFIRAAYASVAHTAIVPMQDVLGLGSEGRMNLPASERGNWSWRCRREDFTASAAKRLRELAYLYGRLPGSSGSD, from the coding sequence GTGACAACCTACCGGTGGCCGCGCGCCTGCGGCCTGTTGTTGCACCCCACCTCGTTGCCCGGGCCGGATGGCATTGGCACGCTGGACGGGCATCTCGAACAATGGCTCGATTTTCTTGCTGCTGCGGGCCAAACCTACTGGCAAATCCTGCCGCTGGTGCCCACCGGCTACGGCGACTCGCCTTACGCCGGCCTGTCGGCCTTTGCCGGAAACCCACTGCTGATTCCATCGGAAACCCTGGTTGAACTGGGTCTCGTGCCGCGCCAACGGCTGCACGAACGTCCGCCTTTCTCCGAACAACGTGTGGATTACGGCGCGGTCATCACCTGGAAGCAGAGGCTTCTGGCGGAAGCCTTTGAGCGTTTCGCGGCGGCCGCCCCGGATGCCTGGCGAGCCGATTTCGAGGCGTTTTGCGCGGCTGAAGCCGACTGGCTGACCGATTATGCGCTCTTCCGGGCGCTCAAAGATGCCCACGGCGGCCGCGCGTGGCATACGTGGCCGCCAGAGTTGCGCGACCGGAAGCCAGCGGCGCTGGAAGCCGCCCGGCGCAACCTGAGTACGGCCGTGGCCTCGCACCAGTTTCAGCAGTGGCTTTTCTTCCGCCAGTGGCAGCGCACCCGTGAAGCCTGTCACCGCCGTGGCATCCGCATCATCGGCGACGCGCCAATTTTTGTCGCCTACGACTCGGCCGATGTCTGGGCCAACCGGGAACTGTTCAAGCTCGATGCCGAGGGGCGGCCCACGCATGTTGCCGGCGTACCGCCGGACTACTTCAGTGCCACGGGACAGCTCTGGGGCAATCCCCTCTACCGATGGCAGCGCATGGCGGACACTGGTTTTGGCTGGTGGCTGGCCCGGATGCGCCATCTGTTCCGGCTCGTGGATGTCGTGCGGCTGGATCACTTCCGTGGTTTTGCTGCCTGCTGGACCATTCCGGCCGACGCGCCGACGGCGGCTACCGGCAGGTGGGTCAAAACACCCGGACGCAAGCTGTTTACGGCAATGAGACGTGCGTTTGGCGTCCTGCCCATCATTGCCGAAGACCTGGGTGTGATTACCCCGGATGTCGTGGCGCTGCGCGATGCCTTCGGTTTTCCCGGCATGCGGGTGTTGCAGTTTGCCTTTGGCGGCGATCCCAACAATCAGGACCTGCCGCATAACTACGTTCCCAATGCCGTGGTTTATACCGGAACGCACGACAACGACACGACGGTTGGCTGGTATGCCAGTCGTCCGGGCGTCGGTTCGACGCGCGACGCCGAAGGGATTGAGCGGGAACGGGCTTTCTGTCGGGCGTATCTCAACACCAATGGCGCTGAGATTCACTGGGATTTCATCCGGGCGGCTTACGCCAGCGTGGCCCATACGGCGATTGTTCCGATGCAGGATGTCCTGGGGCTGGGGAGTGAAGGGCGCATGAACCTGCCAGCCAGTGAACGCGGCAACTGGTCCTGGCGCTGCCGGCGGGAGGACTTCACGGCATCAGCGGCCAAACGCCTGCGCGAATTGGCCTACCTGTACGGCCGGTTGCCCGGTTCATCCGGCTCGGATTGA